The following are from one region of the Aequoribacter fuscus genome:
- a CDS encoding aspartate aminotransferase family protein, translating to MSSIMPTYKRLPVQFVRGQGAWLYDANDTAYLDALTGIAVTGLGHCHPAVSAALAKQAQTLMHCSNLYHIPTQEALAETLCRIAGMDAVFFGNSGAEANEAAIKLARLYGHQNGIESPTVIVLEHAFHGRTMATLTATGNAAVQKGFEPLVPGFIRVPAGNIEAIAALANNANIVAVLAEPVQGEGGVRRLSDDYLRGLREQCDRNNWLLMFDEVQSGNGRVGTYFAYLGLNFKPDVVTTAKGLGNGVPIGACLAQGKAAKVLGAGNHGSTYGGNPLASAAAMAVINTIEQDNLTQRVPLIRKLISESLYQHSQAATDLIKTESGQGLMLGFVMSQDCPELVSLALEQKLLINVTAGNVVRLLPALTLTDDEAILIGERLAGVIDTYARQLKG from the coding sequence GTGTCGTCCATAATGCCGACCTACAAACGTTTGCCGGTGCAATTCGTCCGCGGACAGGGTGCCTGGCTCTATGATGCCAACGATACTGCGTATTTGGATGCACTGACGGGCATTGCTGTGACTGGACTTGGCCACTGTCATCCCGCTGTCAGTGCAGCATTGGCAAAGCAAGCTCAGACCCTCATGCACTGTTCGAATCTCTATCACATTCCGACACAGGAAGCACTGGCCGAGACACTGTGCCGTATCGCGGGCATGGATGCCGTATTTTTTGGCAATTCTGGCGCCGAAGCAAACGAAGCAGCCATCAAGCTCGCCCGCCTTTACGGGCACCAAAACGGCATCGAGTCACCGACTGTTATTGTTCTGGAACACGCCTTCCACGGCCGCACCATGGCGACCTTGACCGCCACCGGTAACGCCGCTGTGCAGAAGGGTTTTGAACCTCTAGTACCCGGCTTTATACGAGTTCCCGCAGGCAATATCGAAGCGATTGCCGCGCTCGCAAACAACGCCAATATTGTTGCAGTCTTAGCCGAACCGGTACAAGGCGAGGGCGGTGTGAGACGATTGAGCGATGACTATTTACGCGGGCTCCGAGAACAGTGCGACCGCAATAACTGGCTGCTGATGTTCGATGAAGTACAGTCTGGCAACGGCAGAGTGGGCACTTACTTTGCCTATTTAGGCCTGAATTTCAAACCCGATGTGGTAACGACCGCAAAGGGCTTAGGCAATGGCGTACCCATTGGCGCCTGCCTAGCGCAAGGTAAGGCGGCTAAAGTACTCGGAGCTGGGAATCACGGCTCCACCTATGGCGGCAACCCGCTCGCGAGTGCCGCGGCTATGGCCGTGATCAACACCATAGAACAAGACAACCTCACCCAGCGAGTCCCCCTTATCCGTAAACTCATTAGCGAGTCACTGTATCAGCACAGCCAGGCAGCGACGGACCTAATCAAAACCGAGTCAGGCCAAGGACTGATGCTTGGCTTTGTTATGTCGCAGGATTGCCCTGAATTGGTATCACTTGCGTTGGAGCAAAAGCTTCTCATCAACGTGACGGCGGGCAATGTGGTTCGCCTGCTTCCCGCCTTGACTCTGACCGACGACGAAGCGATCTTGATCGGTGAACGACTGGCGGGAGTCATCGACACCTATGCGCGGCAACTAAAGGGTTAA
- the grxD gene encoding Grx4 family monothiol glutaredoxin, giving the protein MSEVIETLKEQIENNPILLYMKGSPNQPQCGFSARTVQALMACGERFAYVDVLSNPDVRAHLPAYANWPTFPQLWVQGELIGGCDIVTEMYETGELQTLIKEAAAAQNG; this is encoded by the coding sequence ATGAGCGAAGTAATCGAGACCCTTAAAGAGCAAATCGAGAACAACCCGATTTTGTTGTACATGAAAGGCTCACCAAATCAGCCGCAGTGTGGCTTTTCAGCGAGAACAGTACAGGCGCTGATGGCCTGCGGTGAGCGCTTTGCCTACGTTGATGTGTTATCGAATCCTGATGTTCGCGCTCATTTGCCCGCGTATGCCAATTGGCCGACTTTCCCGCAGCTGTGGGTTCAAGGAGAGTTGATTGGGGGGTGCGATATCGTGACTGAAATGTATGAAACCGGCGAGCTTCAAACGCTTATAAAAGAAGCGGCTGCTGCCCAGAACGGTTGA
- a CDS encoding glutamate-5-semialdehyde dehydrogenase — translation MDVSDYMLGLGQQAKRAARVLALSSLSQRNHALLCIAQRIDQQRELILAANEKDLAAAKSQGLDAAMCDRLALNAGRIDGMIANLEQVASLPDPIGATDQVRTMPSGIRVGKMRVPLGVVGIIYESRPNVTVEASSLCIKSGNSTILRGGSESIHSNGAIARCIEAGLADAGMPETAVQVVNTTDRAAVGALITMDKFVDVIVPRGGKGLIERITAEARIPVIKHLDGVCHVFIDAGADLSMANAIAVNAKTHRYGTCNTMETLLLDRSVAADALALIGPELQSKGVEVRGCSETCRILNWAVVATEADWYAEYLAPILAVRIVAGLAEAIDHINAYGSHHTDAIVTNNHAHAEQFMREVDSSSVMVNASTRFADGFEYGLGAEIGISTDKIHARGPVGLEGLTSQKYVVFGTGQVRS, via the coding sequence ATGGATGTCTCTGACTACATGCTCGGCTTGGGACAACAAGCCAAGCGAGCAGCGCGCGTCTTGGCATTAAGTAGCTTAAGTCAGCGCAACCATGCACTGTTGTGTATTGCACAACGCATAGATCAACAACGAGAGCTCATCTTGGCTGCGAACGAGAAAGATTTGGCGGCGGCCAAATCTCAGGGGCTTGATGCTGCAATGTGTGATCGCTTAGCGCTGAATGCCGGTCGTATTGACGGCATGATCGCTAACTTAGAGCAAGTTGCCTCACTCCCTGACCCGATCGGTGCGACCGACCAAGTTCGCACCATGCCGTCAGGTATTCGCGTCGGTAAGATGCGTGTGCCATTGGGAGTGGTCGGTATTATTTACGAGTCTCGACCAAACGTTACGGTCGAAGCCAGCAGTTTGTGCATCAAATCGGGCAATTCGACGATCTTGCGCGGGGGATCGGAGTCTATTCATTCAAACGGCGCAATCGCTCGCTGTATTGAGGCGGGGCTGGCTGATGCCGGCATGCCTGAAACGGCGGTCCAAGTGGTGAACACGACCGATCGCGCTGCAGTGGGCGCGTTGATTACAATGGATAAGTTCGTCGATGTAATCGTCCCGCGCGGTGGTAAGGGACTTATTGAGCGCATCACTGCCGAAGCTCGTATTCCCGTCATCAAACACCTAGATGGCGTCTGTCACGTCTTCATCGATGCAGGAGCAGATTTATCCATGGCAAATGCCATCGCCGTCAACGCTAAAACGCATCGTTATGGCACCTGTAACACCATGGAAACGCTGTTACTTGACCGGTCGGTGGCGGCAGACGCGCTCGCTCTGATTGGCCCCGAGTTGCAGTCTAAGGGCGTTGAGGTTCGCGGTTGTTCTGAAACCTGTCGAATACTGAATTGGGCGGTAGTCGCCACAGAAGCTGATTGGTACGCCGAGTACTTGGCGCCTATTTTAGCGGTGCGAATTGTTGCGGGTTTGGCTGAGGCCATAGACCATATTAATGCCTATGGCTCACATCATACTGACGCTATTGTGACCAACAACCATGCGCATGCTGAGCAATTTATGCGCGAGGTGGATTCGAGCTCGGTCATGGTGAATGCCTCAACGCGTTTTGCCGATGGGTTTGAATATGGCTTGGGGGCTGAGATCGGAATTTCGACCGACAAGATCCACGCTCGGGGCCCGGTGGGCTTGGAGGGACTCACTTCACAAAAATACGTTGTGTTCGGAACAGGGCAGGTTCGTTCTTGA
- the nadD gene encoding nicotinate-nucleotide adenylyltransferase, which translates to MSLGSRAKAFMGGTFDPIHNGHIRMAIESCEALGLSSITLVPAADPPHRDAPRVNAARRLAMVAESVKDIAQLEVDGRELQRSGKSYSFATACEFRAEVGIDASLTMIMGADAFLGFTSWHRWQEFLEVLNIVVLARPGWAWPEQGELASWVSKCRVDVNALPGQSRGGVAFLSSRLLDISASDIRERLQAGLSIDGLVPDVVRHYIAQQKLYV; encoded by the coding sequence TTGAGTCTAGGTTCACGAGCAAAGGCGTTTATGGGCGGCACCTTTGATCCCATTCACAACGGGCATATCCGAATGGCGATTGAATCTTGCGAGGCTCTGGGGTTGTCGAGCATAACGCTGGTGCCCGCGGCCGATCCACCGCATCGTGATGCGCCGCGAGTCAATGCTGCAAGGCGTTTAGCGATGGTGGCAGAATCGGTGAAAGATATTGCACAGCTCGAGGTCGATGGGCGCGAATTGCAGCGCTCGGGCAAGTCATACAGTTTTGCTACCGCCTGCGAGTTTCGAGCCGAAGTGGGCATTGACGCCAGTTTGACCATGATTATGGGGGCCGATGCGTTCTTGGGTTTTACATCGTGGCACCGCTGGCAGGAGTTTTTAGAGGTACTTAATATCGTAGTGTTGGCAAGGCCTGGCTGGGCTTGGCCTGAGCAGGGCGAGTTGGCGAGCTGGGTAAGCAAATGCCGAGTTGACGTTAATGCCTTGCCCGGGCAATCGCGTGGGGGTGTTGCTTTTTTGTCGTCCCGATTGCTGGATATTTCAGCCTCAGATATTCGCGAAAGATTGCAAGCCGGTTTATCGATTGATGGGTTGGTTCCCGATGTTGTGCGACACTATATCGCGCAGCAAAAATTATACGTATAG
- the rsfS gene encoding ribosome silencing factor → MMDSLAVKELAQAALDDLKAVNVEVLDVSALTDVMEYLVVASGTSNRHVKSLADNVIVAAKKAGMPPLGVEGQDTGEWVLVDLGGVVVHVMLPATRAFYDIERLWSVDAPARRED, encoded by the coding sequence ATGATGGATTCTTTGGCTGTTAAAGAACTAGCACAAGCGGCATTAGACGACTTAAAAGCAGTCAATGTCGAGGTCTTGGATGTCAGCGCTTTAACAGATGTTATGGAGTATTTGGTCGTGGCTAGCGGCACCTCAAACCGTCACGTTAAGTCATTGGCTGATAACGTCATCGTCGCCGCCAAAAAGGCCGGAATGCCGCCTCTGGGCGTGGAAGGCCAAGATACCGGTGAATGGGTGCTAGTGGACTTGGGTGGTGTTGTGGTGCACGTTATGTTGCCTGCTACCCGAGCTTTCTATGATATCGAGCGCTTGTGGTCGGTAGACGCCCCAGCTCGCCGTGAAGATTAG
- the rlmH gene encoding 23S rRNA (pseudouridine(1915)-N(3))-methyltransferase RlmH, giving the protein MKIRVLTIAGKMPSWVEAGVADYDKRLPRDVKIDWVSLPLATRRKDRKAEHYLATEAQSILKQIREDDFVVALDVRGKSCSSEELAEYWQAWQAHRGDLVILIGGPDGLDQSCLARANQRLSLSALTLPHALVRVVLAEQLYRAWSLSIGHPYHRA; this is encoded by the coding sequence GTGAAGATTAGAGTTTTAACTATCGCTGGCAAAATGCCCTCTTGGGTTGAGGCTGGGGTCGCCGATTACGACAAGCGTTTGCCGCGTGATGTGAAAATCGATTGGGTCAGTTTACCGCTAGCGACGCGCCGCAAAGACCGCAAAGCCGAGCATTATCTAGCAACTGAGGCGCAATCGATTCTGAAGCAGATTCGCGAAGACGACTTCGTCGTTGCTCTCGATGTTCGAGGCAAGTCATGCTCCAGCGAGGAATTGGCCGAGTACTGGCAGGCATGGCAAGCTCACAGGGGCGACCTCGTGATTCTGATCGGAGGCCCCGACGGTCTGGATCAAAGCTGTTTGGCGCGCGCGAATCAAAGATTATCACTCAGTGCCTTGACACTGCCCCACGCGCTCGTCAGAGTGGTATTGGCCGAGCAGCTCTATCGGGCGTGGTCACTATCGATAGGGCACCCATATCATCGCGCATAA
- the mrdA gene encoding penicillin-binding protein 2, which translates to MAAERNLLKDANREGRIFTDRLVVTLVIFAVMLGLIVIRYYHLQIVDHAIYATQSDQNRLQTQPLPPRRGLIRDRAGRLIAENEPSFVLSVVVERTGGLDEIIERLQQIIELSDDDVAAFQRRRPSTRPYAPVPLKFRISEHERARIAVNSHELPGVEIEAQLIRSYPLADLFAHAVGYVGRINERELQTLPEGPYEGTFHIGKTGIEKYYESVLLGQVGVQTVETDARGRIMRLVEKTPPVPGKDLTLNLDADLQLAAAQALQGQRGAVVAIDPRDGGVLALYSSPSFDPNSFVNGISFNEYAELRDSPDVPLFNRALQGQYPPGSTVKPAIGLAGLHMGLVTPQSKVADPGWYTLPGDDRRYRDWVLRIRGRGHADKVDLHMAIAESCDVYFYDLARTMTVDRMHDFLQDFNLGARTGVDTTNERPGVLPSSEWKLQNRGRPWYPGETLSVGIGQGYMLATPMQLALMTSVLANRGYAYKPSLVAEVDGVVPETERLQLPDIEPSHWQAVIEGMEAVVHERSGTAHAMAKGLQYRVASKTGTAQVIGIAQDEEYDEDEIAERHRNHGLFIAFAPVEAPTIALAVIVENGGGSSAAVPVARAVLDAWLANPDKGVMRHVGLASNG; encoded by the coding sequence GTGGCAGCTGAGCGCAATTTATTGAAAGACGCCAATCGCGAAGGCCGAATCTTCACGGACCGTTTGGTCGTTACTTTAGTAATTTTTGCCGTCATGCTCGGGTTGATCGTGATTCGCTACTATCATTTGCAGATCGTTGATCATGCGATTTACGCAACGCAATCTGATCAAAACCGGCTGCAGACCCAACCTTTGCCGCCTCGCCGCGGGTTAATTCGGGACCGAGCGGGTCGTTTAATTGCTGAAAATGAACCGTCGTTCGTTCTGTCCGTTGTGGTAGAGAGAACGGGGGGGCTCGATGAGATCATTGAGCGTTTGCAGCAAATCATCGAGTTATCGGATGACGACGTCGCGGCCTTTCAGCGTCGCCGCCCTAGCACACGACCCTATGCGCCAGTGCCTCTGAAGTTCCGTATCTCGGAACACGAAAGAGCGCGTATCGCGGTGAATAGTCACGAATTGCCGGGCGTTGAAATCGAGGCTCAGTTGATCAGATCTTATCCGTTGGCCGATCTATTTGCCCATGCGGTCGGCTATGTCGGCCGGATTAACGAACGCGAACTGCAAACGCTGCCGGAGGGGCCTTACGAGGGTACGTTCCACATTGGCAAAACAGGCATTGAAAAGTATTACGAGTCAGTACTTCTGGGTCAGGTGGGTGTGCAAACTGTCGAGACGGATGCGCGCGGCCGTATCATGCGACTGGTTGAAAAAACGCCCCCTGTACCGGGAAAAGATTTGACGCTGAATCTGGATGCTGATTTGCAGCTTGCTGCGGCGCAAGCCCTTCAGGGGCAGCGTGGTGCTGTCGTGGCGATTGATCCCCGAGACGGCGGCGTTCTGGCGCTCTACTCAAGTCCAAGTTTTGACCCCAACTCGTTTGTGAATGGCATCAGTTTTAACGAGTACGCAGAGTTGCGTGATTCGCCCGATGTCCCCTTGTTTAATAGAGCGTTGCAGGGGCAGTATCCGCCTGGTTCAACGGTCAAGCCCGCGATTGGGTTAGCGGGCTTGCACATGGGTTTAGTGACACCGCAGTCAAAAGTCGCCGATCCGGGTTGGTATACCCTCCCCGGAGACGACCGACGTTACCGCGATTGGGTGTTGCGTATTCGAGGTCGTGGACATGCTGATAAGGTTGATTTGCACATGGCGATTGCCGAATCGTGTGACGTGTACTTTTATGACCTGGCGCGCACTATGACGGTCGATCGCATGCACGATTTCTTGCAAGATTTTAATTTGGGTGCGCGCACAGGTGTGGATACAACCAATGAGCGTCCGGGGGTTTTGCCCTCGTCGGAATGGAAATTACAGAATCGGGGGCGCCCCTGGTACCCAGGTGAGACCTTGAGCGTGGGAATTGGTCAGGGTTATATGTTGGCCACACCCATGCAGCTGGCTTTAATGACGTCGGTTCTCGCAAATCGAGGGTATGCCTATAAACCTTCGCTGGTGGCTGAAGTCGATGGCGTAGTGCCTGAAACCGAGCGTCTGCAGCTGCCTGATATTGAACCATCACATTGGCAGGCGGTCATAGAAGGTATGGAGGCTGTTGTGCACGAGCGCAGTGGAACTGCGCATGCCATGGCCAAAGGCTTACAGTACCGAGTGGCGTCAAAAACCGGCACAGCGCAAGTGATCGGGATTGCTCAAGATGAGGAGTACGATGAAGATGAGATCGCCGAACGGCATCGAAATCACGGCCTGTTTATTGCGTTTGCACCGGTCGAAGCGCCAACGATTGCGCTTGCGGTGATTGTCGAAAACGGTGGCGGTAGTAGTGCGGCCGTTCCGGTTGCAAGGGCTGTGCTGGACGCATGGTTGGCGAATCCAGATAAAGGCGTTATGCGACATGTAGGGTTGGCGAGCAATGGCTGA
- the rodA gene encoding rod shape-determining protein RodA: MAEYLRRMPDSGDAFRRSSTVWSVLKLDPWLLSGLLALAGFGLTVLNSAVDGSNAAIQRQSVYLLIGFCGMLVAAQIPVYRYARLAPWMYLIGILALVSVLFLGVGAKGAQRWLSLGGFRFQPSEIMKLAVPLTVAWYLAKRSLPPNPKYVGATLILMGLPAVLIFLQPDLGTAILVAVSGFFVLFLAGLSWRYLLTAAGIVLASIWPLWSFVMKDYQRQRVLTLLDPESDRLGAGWNIIQSKTAIGSGGWSGKGYMQGTQTLLDFLPESHTDFIIAVLAEEYGLQGVLWLVMLYLFICLRGFWISYTAQSTYGRLVGASITLTFFVYVFVNMGMVAGILPVVGVPLPLVSAGGTSIVTLLAGFGILMAISQDKRQVN; this comes from the coding sequence ATGGCTGAGTACTTGCGTCGCATGCCCGATAGCGGTGACGCTTTTCGCCGCAGTTCAACGGTTTGGTCTGTTTTAAAGCTGGACCCCTGGTTGCTCAGCGGTTTATTGGCACTGGCTGGTTTTGGTTTAACAGTGCTAAATAGTGCGGTTGATGGCAGTAACGCAGCCATTCAGCGACAGTCTGTGTATTTGCTTATCGGTTTTTGTGGCATGTTAGTCGCCGCTCAGATTCCAGTGTATCGGTATGCGCGCTTGGCGCCTTGGATGTATCTTATTGGGATACTCGCATTAGTTTCCGTATTGTTCCTTGGTGTGGGAGCTAAAGGCGCGCAACGCTGGCTGTCGCTGGGGGGATTCCGGTTTCAGCCCTCGGAAATTATGAAGCTCGCGGTACCCCTAACAGTGGCCTGGTATTTGGCTAAACGCAGTTTGCCGCCGAACCCAAAGTATGTTGGTGCCACCCTTATTTTGATGGGGCTCCCTGCGGTGTTGATTTTTTTGCAACCCGATTTGGGTACCGCCATTTTAGTTGCAGTCTCAGGTTTTTTTGTGTTGTTCTTGGCCGGTCTGTCGTGGCGATACCTTCTGACCGCCGCTGGTATCGTGCTGGCATCGATTTGGCCGTTGTGGTCCTTTGTGATGAAAGATTATCAAAGGCAGCGGGTTCTGACCTTACTGGATCCCGAGAGCGATCGACTCGGCGCTGGCTGGAACATCATACAAAGCAAAACAGCGATAGGGTCGGGAGGCTGGTCGGGTAAAGGCTATATGCAAGGAACCCAGACGCTGTTGGATTTTCTACCCGAGAGCCACACCGATTTTATTATTGCGGTGCTCGCAGAAGAATATGGTCTCCAGGGCGTGCTTTGGCTAGTGATGCTCTATCTTTTTATTTGTTTGCGCGGTTTTTGGATTAGTTACACTGCGCAGTCGACCTATGGCCGATTGGTTGGAGCAAGCATTACCCTAACGTTTTTTGTGTATGTATTCGTTAATATGGGAATGGTTGCGGGCATTTTACCCGTCGTGGGCGTGCCCTTGCCCTTGGTCAGCGCCGGCGGGACATCTATTGTGACTCTGTTGGCGGGTTTCGGTATCCTGATGGCGATTAGTCAAGACAAGCGCCAAGTAAATTGA
- the mltB gene encoding lytic murein transglycosylase B codes for MVRRLRWLGLVVAISGTGAWADYSDHPELKLSELTSQLEAFGYTESELVDIFRAAEKKQSIIDAISRPAEKVLAWHEYQNIFLTERRIKEGLEFMRAHQETLARAERELGVPAEVMAAIIGVETYYGRIAGSYRVIDALSTLAFDYPKRSTFFRKQLVEYLQLAKEQKINPLEPKGSYAGAMGFGQFMPSSYRAYAIDFDGDDFVDIWNNEADAIGSVGHYLKRHGWKTGQPITLPLKKEQFLASEWLTDDLKLSYTIAELPAAAAALVSSSLPSDSLIEPIEMETEVGPQQWLVFNNFYAITRYNHSRMYAMAVTELSEALAAGLREQ; via the coding sequence ATGGTTAGAAGATTGCGGTGGTTGGGTTTAGTGGTAGCGATTTCAGGAACCGGCGCCTGGGCCGATTACAGCGATCACCCGGAATTGAAGCTTTCAGAGCTTACATCACAGTTAGAGGCCTTTGGGTATACTGAGTCTGAGTTGGTCGATATCTTTCGTGCAGCCGAGAAAAAACAGTCGATCATCGATGCAATCTCTCGGCCCGCTGAAAAGGTGTTGGCTTGGCACGAGTATCAAAATATCTTCTTAACGGAGCGCCGTATCAAAGAAGGCTTGGAATTCATGCGGGCTCATCAAGAGACCTTAGCACGTGCAGAGCGAGAGCTGGGTGTCCCTGCTGAAGTCATGGCCGCAATTATCGGAGTCGAAACCTACTACGGTCGTATCGCAGGTTCGTATCGAGTGATTGATGCTTTATCCACCTTGGCTTTTGACTACCCTAAGCGATCAACGTTTTTTCGCAAACAGCTGGTCGAATATTTGCAGTTAGCCAAAGAGCAAAAAATTAACCCATTAGAGCCAAAAGGCTCTTATGCAGGAGCAATGGGTTTTGGGCAGTTTATGCCCAGTAGCTATCGGGCGTACGCCATCGATTTTGATGGCGATGACTTCGTTGATATTTGGAATAATGAAGCCGACGCGATAGGTAGCGTAGGGCACTATCTAAAAAGGCACGGTTGGAAAACAGGGCAACCGATCACACTGCCGCTAAAAAAAGAACAATTTTTGGCCTCAGAGTGGCTCACTGACGATTTAAAGCTCAGCTACACCATCGCTGAACTCCCTGCCGCGGCTGCCGCGCTTGTTAGCTCAAGTTTGCCGTCCGATAGCTTGATTGAGCCTATTGAGATGGAAACCGAAGTTGGGCCACAGCAGTGGCTGGTGTTCAATAATTTTTATGCTATTACCCGTTACAACCACAGTCGCATGTACGCTATGGCGGTGACTGAATTGTCGGAGGCATTAGCTGCGGGGTTGCGAGAGCAGTGA
- a CDS encoding septal ring lytic transglycosylase RlpA family protein: MRQDRAPAVPVLAHQVADAVPRAEAIRAAGNKSPYTVNGETYWVMPSAVGFEETGTASWYGAKFHGELTSNGEVFDMYKASAAHKSLPIPTFVKVTNLDNGRSMVVRVNDRGPFHSDRIIDLSYGAAVKLGFDQVGTAQVHLEVLSIEGTEDLRASTDDDYRYLQVGAFSSRDSAELRRQELQNRTTFPVFISPARFANKIVYRVRIGPIDDSKELGALENRLLEAGFKEYSRIREGVAL; the protein is encoded by the coding sequence ATGCGTCAAGACAGGGCGCCTGCCGTGCCTGTTTTGGCTCATCAGGTCGCCGACGCAGTCCCTCGCGCCGAGGCAATCCGAGCCGCTGGCAACAAATCACCTTATACCGTTAACGGTGAAACCTATTGGGTGATGCCCTCGGCTGTAGGCTTTGAGGAAACTGGCACGGCCTCTTGGTATGGCGCAAAGTTTCACGGCGAGCTGACGTCTAATGGTGAAGTATTTGACATGTACAAAGCCTCGGCGGCTCATAAAAGTTTACCGATACCTACGTTTGTAAAAGTGACTAACTTAGATAACGGCCGCAGTATGGTCGTTCGCGTTAACGATCGCGGTCCGTTTCACAGTGATCGTATTATCGACTTATCTTACGGCGCTGCAGTGAAGTTGGGTTTCGATCAGGTCGGCACAGCGCAGGTGCATTTGGAGGTCTTATCCATTGAGGGTACTGAAGACTTGCGCGCCAGCACTGATGACGACTATCGCTATTTACAGGTGGGGGCGTTTTCGTCTCGTGATAGCGCCGAGCTCCGCCGTCAAGAACTGCAAAATAGAACGACTTTTCCTGTGTTCATTAGTCCGGCACGGTTTGCCAACAAAATAGTGTATCGAGTCCGAATTGGTCCCATCGATGATTCAAAAGAGCTAGGGGCCCTCGAGAACCGCCTGCTCGAGGCTGGATTTAAAGAGTACAGCCGTATTCGCGAAGGCGTAGCGCTTTGA
- a CDS encoding D-alanyl-D-alanine carboxypeptidase family protein, which produces MQKLLATAAALGFSVSVSAAIIPAPPEVAARAHYLIDATTGYVIAESNANEQLPPASLTKLMTSYVLSYEIERGRVAFDDKVLISENAWAQNPIFKGSSLMWLEPGMEVSISDLEKGIVISSGNDATVAIAEHLAGNETAFADMMNTHAQRLGMNDSYFENSHGLPSPNHLTTAHDLALLAKAIIQDFPTHYQIYAERDYTFNNIKQYNRNTLLGEDPSVDGLKTGYTSEAGYGLVSSAKRGDMRLISVVLGTSSAKTRASETRSLLNYGFRYFETAELLPAEREMEKPEVWMGLADYLSVGVVDAITLTLPRGERRNVAQVVTLNEPLSAPIKRGDEVGRVSLRLDGEQIYEGPVVALHDVEEAGFFARLWDRILMWIDTLLSPEPKE; this is translated from the coding sequence ATGCAAAAACTACTGGCCACCGCGGCCGCTCTGGGGTTTAGCGTATCGGTTTCCGCTGCCATCATTCCCGCACCACCAGAGGTCGCTGCGAGAGCTCATTATTTAATCGACGCTACTACCGGCTATGTCATTGCTGAGAGCAACGCGAACGAACAGCTTCCTCCGGCCAGTCTGACCAAGTTGATGACAAGTTACGTGCTGAGTTACGAGATTGAGCGCGGTCGAGTGGCGTTCGATGACAAGGTCTTGATCAGTGAAAATGCCTGGGCACAAAACCCCATATTCAAGGGCTCGTCACTGATGTGGCTAGAGCCCGGCATGGAGGTCTCTATTAGCGATTTGGAAAAAGGCATTGTTATCTCGTCGGGTAATGATGCAACAGTCGCTATTGCCGAGCATCTAGCGGGCAATGAAACAGCTTTCGCGGACATGATGAACACTCATGCGCAGCGTTTGGGCATGAACGACAGCTACTTTGAAAACTCACACGGTTTACCGTCGCCTAATCATCTCACCACAGCGCATGATCTTGCGCTGTTGGCGAAGGCGATCATTCAGGATTTTCCAACGCATTATCAAATCTACGCTGAGCGCGATTACACATTTAACAACATCAAACAATACAATCGAAATACGCTGTTAGGTGAAGACCCGTCTGTTGATGGTTTAAAAACGGGGTATACCAGCGAGGCGGGATACGGCCTAGTGTCCTCGGCAAAACGCGGCGATATGCGTTTGATTTCGGTGGTGCTGGGTACCAGCAGCGCTAAAACTCGCGCGAGCGAAACGCGCAGTTTGTTGAACTACGGGTTCCGGTATTTCGAAACTGCGGAACTACTGCCCGCTGAGCGTGAGATGGAGAAACCCGAGGTATGGATGGGTCTGGCCGATTACCTGAGTGTGGGTGTTGTCGATGCCATCACGTTAACATTGCCGAGAGGTGAGCGCCGAAATGTTGCGCAAGTTGTGACCTTGAATGAACCCCTGTCAGCCCCCATCAAAAGAGGTGACGAAGTGGGGCGCGTCAGTTTACGCCTCGACGGAGAGCAAATCTATGAAGGGCCGGTCGTTGCGTTACACGATGTCGAGGAGGCTGGCTTTTTTGCGCGTTTGTGGGATCGCATTCTAATGTGGATCGATACACTGTTGTCGCCCGAACCTAAAGAATAG
- a CDS encoding YbeD family protein — translation MSQPEPPKIEFPCDYPVKILGRQCDHFETTIFEIVETHAPGFDRAQISRKVSREGTFCSLTITITATGEPQLAAMHQALMDSGLVNMVI, via the coding sequence ATGAGTCAGCCGGAACCGCCCAAAATCGAATTTCCTTGCGATTACCCCGTCAAAATTTTAGGTCGGCAATGCGACCATTTTGAAACAACCATTTTCGAGATTGTAGAAACCCACGCGCCGGGATTTGATCGAGCGCAGATTTCTCGCAAGGTCAGCCGCGAGGGTACGTTTTGCTCGCTCACGATTACCATCACCGCAACGGGAGAACCGCAATTAGCCGCAATGCATCAAGCATTAATGGATTCTGGCTTAGTGAATATGGTGATTTAG